From Tripterygium wilfordii isolate XIE 37 chromosome 13, ASM1340144v1, whole genome shotgun sequence, the proteins below share one genomic window:
- the LOC120013546 gene encoding elongation of fatty acids protein 3-like yields MFLTRWTPAQILTYYLSEHPAIVGFRWSHTQSWGSTWSFLFTAIAFYLALSIFLHLVLSLIVRRGRPVPLGPIPALHSLSVALISATIFAGILLSSAAEIHETRWFWRRSKTPFQWFLCFPLGTRPSGRVFFWSYIYYLSRFVHMGRTFFVILRRRRLAYFQLFNTSILTFMCFLWLEFSQSFQVLAILFATLVYSVVYGYRFWTAIGLPCSCYPFVVNCQMVLLCCNLVCHVGVLLLHFLKGGCNGIGAWLFNSVLNGAILLLFLNFYLKMHLGKKKMMMKEETVIERVKEKGI; encoded by the coding sequence ATGTTTCTTACTCGTTGGACCCCAGCCCAGATCCTAACATACTACCTATCGGAGCACCCAGCTATCGTCGGGTTCCGGTGGAGCCACACCCAATCATGGGGCTCCACGTGGTCATTCCTCTTCACCGCTATAGCATTCTATCTGGCTCTATCAATTTTTCTCCACCTCGTACTTTCTCTCATCGTCCGACGTGGCAGACCCGTCCCGCTGGGTCCCATCCCCGCTCTCCACAGCCTCTCCGTTGCCTTGATCTCCGCCACAATTTTCGCTGGCATCCTCCTCTCCTCCGCAGCCGAGATCCACGAAACCCGATGGTTCTGGCGCCGCTCAAAAACCCCTTTTCAATGGTTCCTCTGTTTTCCACTCGGGACCCGCCCGTCGGGTCGGGTCTTCTTCTGGTCCTACATATATTACCTCTCTCGATTCGTCCACATGGGTCGCACATTCTTCGTCATCCTACGACGCCGTAGACTCGCTTATTTCCAGCTCTTCAACACTTCAATTTTGACCTTCATGTGCTTCTTGTGGCTCGAATTCTCTCAATCTTTTCAAGTTCTCGCAATCTTGTTTGCCACTCTAGTATACTCTGTCGTTTACGGGTACCGATTTTGGACCGCGATCGGATTGCCCTGTTCGTGCTATCCGTTTGTGGTGAATTGTCAGATGGTGCTTTTGTGTTGTAATTTGGTTTGTCATGTTGGGGTGCTTTTGCTGCACTTTTTGAAAGGTGGGTGTAATGGGATTGGAGCTTGGTTGTTCAATTCAGTGCTTAATGGAGCAATTCTGTTGTTGTTCTTAAATTTCTACTTGAAGATGCATttggggaagaagaagatgatgatgaaagaAGAAACGGTGATAGAAAGAGTGAAAGAGAAAGGAATTTGA
- the LOC120013252 gene encoding E3 ubiquitin-protein ligase RNF185-like has protein sequence MVSEFGESTSFPSQTAPYSGNTANDPGDFECNICFELAQDPIVTLCGHLYCWPCLYRWLHHHSHSQECPVCKALVQEEKLVPLYGRGKTQTDPRSKSYPGINIFNRPAEQRPETAPPPETNQLPNHGFGLMGGFVPMIGNFTLATAFGGLSLFPSLFNFQFQGFSDATVYGTTSGFPYGFNTFHGGHLHGYPQPTSRGQQVDTVLKNLLLLIGFLAILALLCW, from the coding sequence ATGGTGAGTGAATTTGGGGAATCAACAAGCTTTCCATCACAAACCGCACCTTACTCAGGAAACACTGCCAATGATCCTGGTGATTTTGAATGCAATATCTGCTTCGAATTGGCGCAGGATCCAATTGTGACCCTTTGCGGTCACCTCTATTGTTGGCCATGTTTATACAGATGGCTACATCATCACTCGCATTCCCAAGAGTGTCCGGTCTGTAAGGCGCTAGTACAAGAGGAAAAATTGGTGCCTCTGTATGGCCGGGGGAAAACTCAGACTGACCCGCGATCAAAATCTTATCCTGGCATTAACATTTTTAATCGCCCGGCTGAACAAAGGCCAGAAACAGCTCCTCCCCCGGAAACAAATCAGTTACCTAATCATGGTTTTGGATTGATGGGGGGTTTTGTTCCAATGATTGGTAACTTCACTCTTGCCACTGCTTTCGGGGGTCTCTCGCTCTTTCCGTCTTTATTCAATTTCCAGTTTCAGGGGTTCTCGGATGCGACTGTGTATGGAACAACTTCAGGTTTTCCTTATGGATTTAACACCTTCCATGGTGGCCATTTGCATGGATATCCTCAGCCAACAAGTAGAGGGCAGCAGGTGGATACAGTTTTGAAGAATCTTCTTCTCTTGATTGGTTTCTTAGCGATTCTTGCTCTCCTTTGCTGGTAA
- the LOC120013701 gene encoding oxygen-evolving enhancer protein 1, chloroplastic-like, with protein MAHIINSNCIKCLCHNSELATWQPIIPLASPSMGEKSLILSLILLTLAAPPPTQDSSVSFLNVLSLSLNLVTTREIEGDVTMAASLQAAATLMQPTKLGVPSRSSVQLRSSHSFLSKAFGVESCGGRFTCSLQTDFKELAQKCVDATKIAGFVLATSALVASGANAEGVAKRLTYDEIQSKTYMEVKGTGTANQCPTVEGGVDSFAFKPGKYEAKKFCLEPTSFTVKAEGVNKNAPPDFQKTKLMTRLTYTLDEIEGPFEVSSDGTLKFEEKDGIDYAAVTVQLPGGERAPFLFTIKQLVASGKPDSFGGEYLVPSYRGSSFLDPKGRGGSTGYDNAVALPAGGRGDEEELTKENIKNTSSSTGKITLSVTNSKPETGEVIGVFESLQPSDTDLGAKVPKDVKIQGVWYAQLDKQ; from the exons ATGGCCCACATTATCAACTCTAATTGCATAAAGTGTCTATGTCACAATTCGGAACTTGCCACATGGCAACCCATAATACCATTGGCATCACCTTCAATGGGAGAAAAAAGCCTCATCCTATCCCTTATCCTACTAACGCTTGCCGCGCCACCTCCTACCCAAGACTCTTCTGTTTCTTTCTTAAAcgttctctccctctctctcaacTTAGTCACAACTAGGGAGATAGAGGGAGATGTAACAATGGCAGCCTCACTACAAGCAGCAGCCACACTCATGCAACCCACCAAGTTGGGGGTTCCATCAAGAAGCAGCGTCCAACTCAGGTCCTCCCACAGCTTCTTGTCTAAGGCTTTTGGTGTGGAATCTTGTGGTGGTAGGTTTACTTGCTCTCTCCAAACTGACTTCAAGGAATTGGCTCAAAAGTGTGTTGATGCTACCAAGATTGCTGGATTCGTTCTTGCCACCTCTGCTCTTGTTGCCTCG GGAGCAAATGCAGAAGGGGTGGCAAAGAGGCTAACTTATGATGAAATCCAGAGCAAGACATACATGGAAGTTAAGGGAACTGGAACTGCCAACCAGTGCCCAACAGTCGAAGGCGGAGTCGACTCATTCGCCTTCAAGCCAGGAAAATACGAGGCCAAGAAGTTCTGCCTAGAACCCACATCATTCACTGTAAAAGCCGAGGGAGTGAACAAGAATGCCCCACCAGACTTCCAAAAGACCAAGCTCATGACCCGCCTAACCTACACCCTTGATGAAATCGAGGGTCCTTTCGAGGTTTCTTCCGATGGAACTCTCAAGTTTGAGGAGAAAGATGGCATTGACTACGCTGCTGTGACCGTACAGCTACCCGGCGGTGAGCGTGCGCCGTTCCTTTTCACAATCAAGCAGCTGGTGGCATCTGGCAAGCCAGATAGCTTTGGAGGAGAGTATCTTGTGCCGTCCTACCGTGGTTCTTCTTTCTTGGACCCAAAGGGACGTGGTGGTTCGACCGGATATGACAATGCAGTTGCATTGCCTGCCGGAGGCAGAGGAGATGAGGAGGAGCTGACCAAGGAAAACATCAAGAATACTTCCTCTTCAACAGGAAAAATCACTCTTAGTGTGACTAACAGCAAGCCAGAGACCGGAGAGGTGATTGGGGTTTTTGAGAGCCTGCAGCCATCAGACACTGATTTGGGAGCTAAGGTTCCAAAGGATGTAAAGATCCAGGGTGTCTGgtatgcccagcttgacaagcaGTAA
- the LOC120013772 gene encoding geranylgeranyl pyrophosphate synthase, chloroplastic-like, with product MASSLAKNLIFYGRRLSSHLYLNEKNITTQLEFMVIQFGYYITMKLERVNKALDKLLPLRLHRKLLAIALSMLMQVLIFLLNLTLTFIFAESWISKLEPKKIISSELESNSSRMFQLKEYMKCKAERVNKALVEILPEKGSSQKICDAMAYSLLADGKRIRPMLCIASCELVGGDESSAMPMACAMEIIHTASLIIDDLPCMDDDDLRRGNPSNHKKYGESAAILTSNALSCLAFEHILSKTENISQHRMVPAISELVSAVGLDGLVLGQFWDLDCEGKQVTLEQLKNIHVLKTGRLLEASVVCGAIIGGASASEVDKLQKYANCIGLLFQVVDDILDETQTAEKLGKTAGKDLASDKATFPKLMGIDGAKNYARELVDQAVQELAHFDAARAAPLKHLAHFILNRPW from the coding sequence ATGGCCTCTTCACTTGCCAAAAACCTCATCTTTTATGGTCGAAGATTatcttcacatctttatctaaacgAAAAAAACATCACTACCCAGTTGGAATTCATGGTGATTCAGTTCGGATACTACATCACAATGAAGCTGGAGCGAGTCAACAAGGCCCTTGATAAACTATTACCTTTGAGACTCCATCGAAAATTGCTAGCAATTGCTTTAAGCATGCTTATGCAAGTACTAATTTTCCTTCTCAACCTTACTCTCACGTTTATTTTTGCTGAATCTTGGATTTCAAAATTAGAACCCAAGAAAATCATCAGTTCCGAGTTGGAAAGCAACAGCTCTCGCATGTTTCAGCTCAAAGAGTACATGAAATGCAAGGCGGAGAGAGTGAACAAGGCGCTGGTTGAAATATTACCAGAGAAGGGAAGCTCTCAAAAAATTTGCGATGCAATGGCATACTCTCTTCTTGCAGATGGAAAGCGCATACGCCCAATGCTTTGTATTGCCTCGTGTGAATTAGTAGGTGGAGATGAATCATCCGCGATGCCAATGGCATGTGCAATGGAGATTATTCACACCGCGTCGTTGATTATTGATGATCTTCCTTGTATGGATGACGATGATCTAAGGCGAGGGAATCCCTCGAACCACAAAAAGTACGGTGAAAGTGCTGCGATTCTTACTAGTAATGCACTGTCCTGCCTTGCTTTTGAGCACATATTGTCAAAGACAGAAAATATTTCCCAGCACCGTATGGTTCCAGCCATTTCTGAGCTTGTTTCAGCGGTCGGCTTGGATGGACTCGTATTAGGTCAGTTTTGGGATCTTGACTGTGAAGGAAAACAAGTGACTTTGGAGCAACTAAAAAATATTCATGTGCTCAAAACTGGTAGGCTTTTAGAGGCCTCTGTTGTTTGCGGAGCGATAATTGGAGGAGCCAGCGCAAGCGAGGTAgataaacttcaaaaatatgCAAACTGTATTGGATTATTGTTTCAAGTGGTAGATGATATTCTGGATGAGACCCAGACCGCAGAAAAGTTGGGGAAGACTGCTGGCAAGGATTTGGCGAGCGACAAGGCGACGTTCCCGAAGCTGATGGGCATCGACGGTGCCAAGAATTATGCCAGGGAGTTGGTTGATCAAGCCGTTCAAGAGCTTGCTCATTTTGATGCTGCGAGGGCTGCTCCGCTGAAACATTTAGCTCATTTCATTCTTAACCGTCCGTGGTAG
- the LOC120013796 gene encoding geranylgeranyl pyrophosphate synthase, chloroplastic-like, producing the protein MVIQFGYYITMKLERVNKALDKLLPLRLHRKLVAIALTYTSMLMQVLIFLPNLALTFIFAESWISKLEPKKIISTKLESNSSRMFQLKEYMKCKAERVNKALVELLPEKGSSQKICDAMAYSLLAGGKRIRPMLCIASCELVGGDESSAMPMACAMEIIHTASLIIDDLPCMDNDDLRRGNPSNHKRYSESVAILTSNALSCLAFEHILSKTENISQHRMVPAISELVSAVGLDGLVLGQCWDLDCEGKQVTLEQLKNIHVLKTGRLLEASVVCGAIIGGANASEVDKLQKYASCIGLLFQVVDDILDETQTAEKLGKTAGKDLASDKATFPKLMGIDGAKNYARELVDQAVQELAHFDAARAAPLKHLAHFILNRPW; encoded by the coding sequence ATGGTGATTCAGTTCGGATACTACATCACAATGAAGCTGGAGCGAGTCAACAAGGCCCTTGATAAACTATTACCTTTGAGACTCCATCGAAAATTGGTAGCAATTGCTTTAACCTACACAAGCATGCTTATGCAAGTACTAATTTTCCTTCCCAACCTTGCTCTCACGTTTATTTTTGCTGAATCTTGGATTTCAAAATTAGAACCCAAGAAAATCATCAGTACCAAGTTGGAAAGCAACAGCTCTCGCATGTTTCAGCTCAAAGAGTACATGAAATGCAAGGCGGAGAGAGTGAACAAGGCGCTGGTTGAACTATTACCAGAGAAGGGAAGCTCTCAAAAAATTTGCGATGCGATGGCATACTCTCTTCTTGCGGGTGGAAAGCGCATACGCCCAATGCTTTGTATTGCCTCGTGTGAATTAGTAGGTGGAGATGAATCATCCGCGATGCCAATGGCATGTGCAATGGAGATTATTCACACCGCGTCGTTGATTATTGACGATCTTCCTTGTATGGATAACGATGATCTAAGGCGAGGGAATCCCTCGAACCACAAAAGGTACAGTGAAAGTGTTGCGATTCTTACTAGTAATGCACTGTCCTGCCTCGCCTTTGAGCACATATTGTCAAAGACAGAAAATATTTCCCAGCACCGTATGGTTCCAGCCATTTCTGAGCTTGTTTCAGCAGTCGGCTTGGATGGGCTCGTATTAGGTCAGTGTTGGGATCTTGACTGTGAAGGAAAACAAGTGACTTTGGAGCAACTGAAAAATATTCATGTGCTCAAAACTGGTAGGCTTTTAGAGGCCTCTGTTGTTTGCGGAGCGATAATTGGAGGAGCCAACGCAAGCGAGGTAgataaacttcaaaaatatgCAAGCTGTATTGGATTATTGTTTCAAGTGGTAGATGATATTCTGGATGAGACCCAGACCGCAGAAAAGTTGGGGAAGACGGCTGGCAAGGATTTGGCGAGCGACAAGGCGACGTTCCCGAAGCTGATGGGCATCGACGGTGCCAAGAATTATGCCAGGGAGTTGGTTGATCAAGCCGTTCAAGAGCTTGCTCATTTTGATGCTGCGAGGGCTGCTCCGCTGAAACATTTAGCTCATTTCATTCTTAACCGTCCGTGGTAG
- the LOC120013763 gene encoding geranylgeranyl pyrophosphate synthase, chloroplastic-like: protein MAFSLVKNLINVCEILASPHLYLDEKTITTNLEFMVTQFEDYITMKLERANDALDELLPLRVHGKLVAIALLIFKIVVRSYTSMRIHVSITIFLLKLALKFIFAVSWISKLEEPNTISTDLESNGSRVFQLEDYMKCKVVKVNRALAELVPAKGGSEKICNAMAYSLLAGGKRIRSILCIASCECVGGDESSAMAMACAMEIIHAASLTVDDLPCMDDDDPRRGNPSNHKTSGESVAILASAALSCLAFEHIVSKTENVPQDRMVQAISELASAVGLDGLLLGQFLDLDCDGKLQVTLEQLKNIHVLKTRRLLEASVVCGAIIGGASASEIDRLRKYANCIGLVFQVVDEILDETQTAEKLEKTAGKDLASNKATFPKQMGIDGAKNFARELVDQAVQELAHFDAARAAPLKHLAHFILNRPWWYWDRNAITRSFISHCHGI from the coding sequence ATGGCCTTTTCACTTGTCAAAAACCTGATCAATGTCTGTGAAATATTAGCTTCACCACATCTGTATCTAGACGAAAAGACGATCACTACCAATTTGGAATTTATGGTAACTCAGTTCGAAGACTACATCACAATGAAGCTGGAGCGAGCCAACGATGCGCTTGATGAACTACTACCTTTGAGAGTCCATGGAAAATTGGTAGCAATTGCTTTACTAATTTTCAAAATCGTGGTCCGTTCCTACACGAGCATGCGTATACATGTATCAATTACAATTTTCCTTCTCAAACTTGCTCTCAAGTTTATTTTTGCTGTATCGTGGATTTCAAAATTAGAAGAACCCAACACAATCAGTACCGATTTGGAAAGCAATGGCTCTCGAGTGTTTCAGCTCGAAGATTACATGAAATGCAAGGTGGTGAAAGTGAACAGGGCGCTAGCTGAACTAGTGCCAGCAAAGGGAGGCTCTGAAAAAATTTGCAATGCGATGGCGTACTCTCTTCTTGCCGGTGGAAAGCGCATACGGTCCATACTTTGTATTGCCTCGTGTGAATGTGTAGGCGGAGATGAATCATCCGCGATGGCAATGGCATGTGCAATGGAGATTATTCATGCTGCGTCGTTGACTGTTGATGATCTTCCTTGtatggatgatgatgatccaAGGCGAGGGAATCCCTCGAACCACAAAACGTCCGGTGAAAGCGTTGCGATTCTTGCTAGTGCTGCATTGTCCTGCCTTGCCTTTGAGCACATAGTGTCAAAGACAGAAAATGTTCCCCAGGATCGTATGGTTCAAGCCATTTCTGAGCTTGCTTCAGCTGTCGGCTTGGATGGGCTCTTGTTAGGTCAGTTTTTGGATCTTGACTGTGACGGAAAATTACAAGTGACTTTGGAGCAATTGAAAAATATTCATGTGCTCAAAACTCGTAGGCTTTTAGAGGCCTCGGTTGTTTGCGGAGCGATAATTGGAGGGGCCAGCGCGAGCGAGATAGATAGACTTCGAAAATATGCAAATTGTATTGGATTAGTGTTTCAAGTGGTAGATGAGATTCTGGATGAGACCCAGACCGCAGAAAAGTTGGAGAAGACTGCTGGCAAGGATTTGGCGAGCAACAAGGCCACATTCCCAAAGCAGATGGGCATCGATGGTGCCAAGAATTTTGCCAGGGAGTTGGTTGATCAAGCCGTTCAAGAGCTTGCTCATTTTGATGCTGCGAGGGCTGCTCCGTTGAAACATTTAGCTCATTTCATTCTTAACCGTCCGTGGTGGTATTGGGACCGAAATGCAATAACCAGAAGTTTTATCTCACATTGCCATGGTATTTAG